In a genomic window of Sardina pilchardus chromosome 20, fSarPil1.1, whole genome shotgun sequence:
- the reep1 gene encoding receptor expression-enhancing protein 1 isoform X1, which produces MVSWIISRLVVLVFGTLYPAYSSYKAVKSKDVREYVKWMMYWIIFALFTAAEVLTDIFLYWVPFYYELKIAFVVWLLSPYTKGSSVLYRKFVHPTLSSKEKDIDEYLNQAKDKSYDTLVHYGRKGLNVAATAAVAAASKGQGVLSDRLRSFSMHDIAALQAEGGTALPSSTTQAGPGQSRARAMMRSKSESSYSKGQEFDGVDFELLSLDQCDPVEPPSPPSPTLPSPTPPSTPTPAAQPLPPELPGETTSDPDVPSDPAHLRQVKRRAPEPPPRSQRPVTRSRSKSSLSGSEVM; this is translated from the exons ATGGTGTCGTGGATCATCTCCAGACTCGTTGT gcTCGTGTTTGGGACGTTGTACCCTGCGTACTCCTCCTACAAAGCTGTGAAGTCGAAGGATGTGAGAGAATAT GTGAAATGGATGATGTACTGGATTATATTCGCTCTCTTCACCGCAGCAGAAGTCCTCACTGATATCTTCCTCTACTG ggtgcCCTTCTATTATGAGCTGAAGATTGCCTTCGTGGTGTGGCTCCTCTCCCCCTACACCAAGGGCTCCAGCGTGCTCTACCGCAAGTTCGTCCACCCCACACTCTCCTCCAAAGAGaag GATATTGATGAGTACCTGAACCAGGCCAAGGACAAGAGCTATGACACGCTGGTGCATTATGGGAGAAAAGGACTGAATGTGGCCGCCACAGCAGCTGTAGCGGCCGCCtcaaag ggtcAGGGCGTTCTGTCGGACCGGCTGCGGAGCTTCAGTATGCATGACATCGCCGCCCTGCAGGCCGAGGGGGGAACAGCACTTCCCTCCAGCACGACTCAGGCAGGCCCCGGCCAATCACGCGCACGCGCCATGATGCGCAGCAAATCAGAATCCAGCTACAGCAAGG GCCAGGAGTTTGACGGTGTTGACTTTGAGCTCCTGAGCTTGGATCAGTGTGACCCTGTAGAGCCACCGTCCCCCCCGAGCCCCACCCTCCCCTCGCCGACTCCTCCCTCCACGCCCACGCCTGCCGCTCAGCCCCTCCCCCCCGAGTTGCCGGGGGAGACGACCTCTGACCCGGACGTCCCCTCTGACCCCGCCCACCTCCGGCAGGTGAAGAGACGCGCTCCCGAG cctcctccTAGGTCGCAGCGTCCGGTCACCAGGTCGCGGTCGAAGAGCTCCCTctcaggaagtgaggtcatgtGA
- the reep1 gene encoding receptor expression-enhancing protein 1 isoform X2, protein MVSWIISRLVVLVFGTLYPAYSSYKAVKSKDVREYVKWMMYWIIFALFTAAEVLTDIFLYWVPFYYELKIAFVVWLLSPYTKGSSVLYRKFVHPTLSSKEKDIDEYLNQAKDKSYDTLVHYGRKGLNVAATAAVAAASKGQGVLSDRLRSFSMHDIAALQAEGGTALPSSTTQAGPGQSRARAMMRSKSESSYSKGQEFDGVDFELLSLDQCDPVEPPSPPSPTLPSPTPPSTPTPAAQPLPPELPGETTSDPDVPSDPAHLRQPPPRSQRPVTRSRSKSSLSGSEVM, encoded by the exons ATGGTGTCGTGGATCATCTCCAGACTCGTTGT gcTCGTGTTTGGGACGTTGTACCCTGCGTACTCCTCCTACAAAGCTGTGAAGTCGAAGGATGTGAGAGAATAT GTGAAATGGATGATGTACTGGATTATATTCGCTCTCTTCACCGCAGCAGAAGTCCTCACTGATATCTTCCTCTACTG ggtgcCCTTCTATTATGAGCTGAAGATTGCCTTCGTGGTGTGGCTCCTCTCCCCCTACACCAAGGGCTCCAGCGTGCTCTACCGCAAGTTCGTCCACCCCACACTCTCCTCCAAAGAGaag GATATTGATGAGTACCTGAACCAGGCCAAGGACAAGAGCTATGACACGCTGGTGCATTATGGGAGAAAAGGACTGAATGTGGCCGCCACAGCAGCTGTAGCGGCCGCCtcaaag ggtcAGGGCGTTCTGTCGGACCGGCTGCGGAGCTTCAGTATGCATGACATCGCCGCCCTGCAGGCCGAGGGGGGAACAGCACTTCCCTCCAGCACGACTCAGGCAGGCCCCGGCCAATCACGCGCACGCGCCATGATGCGCAGCAAATCAGAATCCAGCTACAGCAAGG GCCAGGAGTTTGACGGTGTTGACTTTGAGCTCCTGAGCTTGGATCAGTGTGACCCTGTAGAGCCACCGTCCCCCCCGAGCCCCACCCTCCCCTCGCCGACTCCTCCCTCCACGCCCACGCCTGCCGCTCAGCCCCTCCCCCCCGAGTTGCCGGGGGAGACGACCTCTGACCCGGACGTCCCCTCTGACCCCGCCCACCTCCGGCAG cctcctccTAGGTCGCAGCGTCCGGTCACCAGGTCGCGGTCGAAGAGCTCCCTctcaggaagtgaggtcatgtGA
- the chmp3 gene encoding charged multivesicular body protein 3 isoform X1, whose product MGLFGRTSEKPPKDLINEWSLKIRKEMRIIDRQIRDIQREQEKVKRSIKDAAKKGQKDVCVVLAKEMIQSKRAVSKLYASKAQMNSVLLSMKNQLSLLRVAGAIQKSTEVMKAMQNLVKVPEIQATMRELSKEMMKAGIIEEMLEDTFEGMEDEEEMEEEAEAEVDKILFEITAGALGKAPSKVTDALPEPEPQGATAASEDEEEEEDIEEMQTRLAALRS is encoded by the exons ATGGGACTATTTGGTAGAACGTCGGAAAAACCACCTAAGGACCTT atCAACGAGTGGTCCCTGAAGATCCGCAAAGAGATGCGCATCATTGACCGACAGATCCGAG atatCCAGCGTGAGCAGGAGAAGGTGAAGCGCTCTATAAAGGACGCGGCTAAGAAGGGCCAGaaggacgtgtgtgtggtgctggccAAGGagatgatccagtccaagagggccGTCAGCAAGCTGTACGCGTCCAAAGCCCAGATGAACTCCGTGCTACTCAGCATGAAGAATcagctct cgctgCTCAGGGTAGCGGGTGCCATACAGAAGAGTACAGAGGTGATGAAGGCGATGCAGAACTTGGTGAAAGTTCCGGAGATCCAGGCCACCATGCGGGAACTCTCCAAGGAGatgatgaag gctggcaTCATAGAGGAGATGCTGGAGGACACGTTCGAGGGgatggaggatgaggaggagatggaggaggaagctgAGGCTGAAGTGGACAAGATCCTGTTTGAAAtcacagcag gtgcgCTGGGTAAAGCTCCCAGCAAGGTGACAGACGCACtaccagagcctgaaccccaGGGGGCGACAGCAGCctcggaggacgaggaggaggaggaggacatcgAGGAGATGCAGACGAGACTAGCTGCTCTAAGAAGCTga
- the chmp3 gene encoding charged multivesicular body protein 3 isoform X2, with protein sequence MGLFGRTSEKPPKDLINEWSLKIRKEMRIIDRQIRDIQREQEKVKRSIKDAAKKGQKDVCVVLAKEMIQSKRAVSKLYASKAQMNSVLLSMKNQLSLLRVAGAIQKSTEVMKAMQNLVKVPEIQATMRELSKEMMKAGIIEEMLEDTFEGMEDEEEMEEEAEAEVDKILFEITAGALGKAPSKVTDALPEPEPQGATAASEDEEEEEDIEEMQTRLAALRS encoded by the exons ATGGGACTATTTGGTAGAACGTCGGAAAAACCACCTAAGGACCTT atCAACGAGTGGTCCCTGAAGATCCGCAAAGAGATGCGCATCATTGACCGACAGATCCGAG atatCCAGCGTGAGCAGGAGAAGGTGAAGCGCTCTATAAAGGACGCGGCTAAGAAGGGCCAGaaggacgtgtgtgtggtgctggccAAGGagatgatccagtccaagagggccGTCAGCAAGCTGTACGCGTCCAAAGCCCAGATGAACTCCGTGCTACTCAGCATGAAGAATcagctct cgctgCTGAGGGTAGCAGGTGCCATACAGAAGAGTACAGAG GTGATGAAGGCGATGCAGAACTTGGTGAAAGTTCCGGAGATCCAGGCCACCATGCGGGAACTCTCCAAGGAGatgatgaag gctggcaTCATAGAGGAGATGCTGGAGGACACGTTCGAGGGgatggaggatgaggaggagatggaggaggaagctgAGGCTGAAGTGGACAAGATCCTGTTTGAAAtcacagcag gtgcgCTGGGTAAAGCTCCCAGCAAGGTGACAGACGCACtaccagagcctgaaccccaGGGGGCGACAGCAGCctcggaggacgaggaggaggaggaggacatcgAGGAGATGCAGACGAGACTAGCTGCTCTAAGAAGCTga